The proteins below are encoded in one region of Kryptolebias marmoratus isolate JLee-2015 unplaced genomic scaffold, ASM164957v2 Scaffold277, whole genome shotgun sequence:
- the LOC108229772 gene encoding oocyte zinc finger protein XlCOF6.1-like gives MLATEAPEEWRPGVDQLDSGLLNVKVEEEEPWTGLEGDRLNVKEETDVSRFSVTAVPLKSEDDEEKPLFSQLHRHQVEDRDLPTCSPDDQMEAAADEEDCGGAETARNSEVNTPKEDSSSSETELSEDYEDDEDVDNPDLSDCGPGTGDTNKEWKESRAPESGVMINKKNVESRKNVLTEPKPFQCDVCGKTFSQKSHLKTHMRVHTGDKPFPCDVCGQRFGQKSSLNRHIRIHRVDKPFACDVCGHRFKQKTYLKLHMRIHTGDKPFSCGVCGQRFSQKPSLNSHMVFHTGVKPFACDVCGQRFSQKHNLNRHMRVHTGDKSFPCDVCGQRFSQKTNLILHMRIHTGDKPFPCGVCGQRFRRKHHLDRHSATHTGDKPFPCGNCEQRFRRKQHLDRHTRVHTGDKPFPCDVCGQRFSRKQHLDKHTRTHTRQETVSL, from the coding sequence AAGCTCCTGAAGAATGGAGGCCTGGTGTGGACCAGCTGGACTCAGGGCTCCTCAATGTCAAAGTGGAAGAGGAGGAACCTTGGACCGGTCTGGAGGGGGACCGACTCAACGTGAAGGAGGAGACTGATGTCAGCAGGTTTTCAGTCACTGCAGTTCCTTTGAAGAGCgaggatgatgaagagaagCCTCTGTTCTCACAGCTTCATCGGCACCAAGTGGAGGACAGAGATCTTCCAACCTGCAGCCCAGATGATCAgatggaagcagcagctgatgaagaggactgtggaggagcagaaactgcCAGGAACTCAGAAGTAAATACTCCCAAAGAGGATTCCAGCTCGTCAGAGACAGAACTCAGTGAGGATTATGAAGATGACGAAGATGTGGACAATCCTGACCTGTCAGACTGTGGGCCAGGAACTGGAGACACTAACAAAGAGTGGAAGGAGAGCAGGGCTCCTGAGTCAGGTGTAATGattaataagaaaaatgtaGAGTCACGCAAAAATGTCCTCACCGAACCAAAACCATTTCAATGTGACGTTTGTGGAAAAACGTTTAGCCAAAAATCTCATTTAAAGACGCACATGAGAGTCCACACGGGAGACAAACCGTTtccttgtgatgtttgtggacaaagatttGGCCAAAAGTCaagtttaaacagacacatcAGGATCCACAGGGTAGACAAACCGTTTGCTTGTGACGTTTGTGGACACAGATTTAagcaaaaaacatatttaaaattacacatgagaatccacacaggagacaaaccgTTTTCCTGTGGCGTCTGTGGACAAAGATTTAGCCAAAAGCCAAGTTTAAACTCTCACATGGTATTTCACACTGGAGTAAAACCATTcgcttgtgatgtttgtggacagaGATTTAGCCAAAAGCATAAtctaaacagacacatgagagtCCACACCGGAGACAAATCATTTCCCTGTGACGTTTGTGGACAACGATttagccaaaaaacaaacttaatcttacacatgagaatccacacaggggACAAGCCGTTTCCCTGTGGCGTTTGTGGACAACGATTTCGCCGAAAGCATCATTTGGACAGACACAGCGCAACCCACACAGGAGACAAGCCGTTTCCCTGCGGCAATTGTGAACAACGATTTCGCCGAAAGCAGCATTTGGACAGACACaccagagtccacacaggagacaaaccgTTTCCCTGTGACgtttgtggacaaagatttaGCCGAAAGCAACATTTGGACAAACACACCAGAACCCACACAAGACAGGAAACGGTTTCGctgtaa